The Chryseolinea soli genome contains a region encoding:
- a CDS encoding BT_3928 family protein, whose translation MIQKIADQASRYFVGALFIFSGLIKLNDPIGTEIKMEEYFEVFAEDFGSFFLWLKPYALEIGLFLIVLELALGVAVLIYYRMNLTTKVLLGLMIFFTFLTFYSAFFNKVTDCGCFGDAIKLTPWQSFSKDVILMLPVLHLFWYRKRYKPVLYTKEGHAVIGAVVVICFALGIYAIRHLPFIDFRAYKIGNNIPQQMQPQEQAIFEYTFQQKKDGALIKSDKFLSDTLTYKYVGVEQLNADKTMAKITDYSVSDPDGNDMTQETFKGAKLLFIIYDASKASTKNIDKIGQLIKDLDGKVDMMVLTASGAEQFEAFRHEHQLAVPYYFADATVLKTIVRANPGITLWVDGTVKGMWHDNDTPDAAEVTALVH comes from the coding sequence TCGGCACCGAGATCAAAATGGAAGAATATTTCGAGGTGTTTGCCGAAGACTTCGGGTCTTTCTTTTTATGGCTGAAGCCCTATGCGTTGGAGATCGGGCTCTTCCTCATCGTGCTGGAGCTGGCCTTGGGCGTGGCTGTGCTCATTTATTACCGGATGAACCTTACCACGAAAGTGTTATTGGGATTGATGATCTTTTTTACGTTCCTCACTTTCTATTCTGCCTTTTTCAACAAAGTGACCGACTGCGGTTGCTTCGGCGACGCCATTAAGCTGACCCCTTGGCAATCGTTCTCCAAAGATGTCATTCTCATGTTGCCGGTGCTGCATTTGTTCTGGTATCGCAAGCGTTACAAACCCGTGTTGTATACAAAGGAGGGGCACGCTGTGATCGGCGCTGTAGTGGTGATCTGTTTTGCGTTGGGTATTTATGCCATACGCCACCTCCCTTTCATCGATTTCAGGGCCTACAAAATAGGGAACAACATTCCCCAACAAATGCAACCGCAGGAGCAGGCTATCTTTGAATATACTTTCCAACAAAAGAAAGACGGCGCGCTCATCAAGTCTGACAAATTCCTGTCGGATACCTTGACCTATAAATATGTAGGCGTCGAGCAATTGAACGCCGACAAGACCATGGCCAAGATCACCGACTATTCGGTTTCGGATCCCGATGGCAACGACATGACCCAGGAGACCTTCAAAGGCGCCAAACTACTTTTCATTATCTACGACGCCAGTAAAGCCTCCACCAAAAACATCGACAAGATCGGCCAGCTCATCAAGGACCTCGACGGCAAGGTGGACATGATGGTGCTCACGGCCTCCGGCGCCGAGCAATTCGAAGCCTTCCGCCACGAGCATCAACTGGCGGTGCCTTACTATTTCGCCGATGCCACGGTGTTGAAAACGATCGTCCGGGCAAATCCGGGGATCACCCTGTGGGTAGACGGCACCGTGAAAGGCATGTGGCACGACAACGACACACCCGATGCCGCCGAGGTGACGGCCCTGGTTCATTAA
- a CDS encoding shikimate kinase, translated as MKIYLIGMPGSGKTTLGRQLAEELLLLFVDLDKEIEKHEGKSISQIFAEQGEDYFRQLESRLLTEWASSAKGFVMATGGGAPCFYNGMDTILKTGRSIFLDVPVSELLARLDRKTDRPLLHAADVDERREKITTLSHNRQPIYARANVTLHHADLPALLKAVHFKS; from the coding sequence ATGAAGATCTATCTCATCGGCATGCCCGGTTCGGGCAAAACCACGTTGGGCAGGCAATTGGCCGAAGAGCTGCTGTTGTTGTTTGTCGACCTGGATAAGGAGATCGAAAAACACGAAGGCAAGTCGATCTCACAGATCTTTGCCGAACAGGGCGAGGATTATTTTCGCCAGCTGGAATCGCGACTGCTCACGGAGTGGGCTTCGTCGGCAAAAGGTTTTGTGATGGCTACGGGGGGAGGGGCGCCTTGTTTTTACAACGGCATGGATACTATCCTCAAAACCGGACGCAGCATTTTTTTGGACGTACCGGTTTCCGAATTGCTGGCCCGTCTCGATCGTAAAACTGACCGACCCCTGTTGCACGCCGCCGATGTGGACGAGCGACGCGAAAAGATCACTACCCTGAGTCATAACCGCCAGCCCATCTATGCGAGGGCTAACGTTACGCTCCATCACGCCGACCTGCCGGCATTATTAAAAGCGGTGCATTTTAAAAGTTGA
- a CDS encoding OmpP1/FadL family transporter: MWRKISALTGILLFTVSIVWSQGYVESALTFSQTMPGGSARIQAMGGSQIALGGDYSSALSNPAGLGMFNRSEVTLTPGFSTYSTQSHYFGVSQDESRSKFVVPGFSLVLHIPTRGNSGFQGGAFGISMTRVNDFNAPFSYNGNPNTSKLQSFIDDAYGYTTDQFDPSGTTDHNRYNSPTGLAYFNYLIGPANLLDANYPDDEYFTDVKKLPHQSETVQTDGIINQWSFSYGGNYKDILFFGASIGVSSLRYKTTKTFSESFTDDEFVNGWDMAENLKITGTGVNATLGATVRPVDFMQIGLSYTTPTFYQLSETSDASMNSSWKDFLYYSNKPNYGGDPNKPELNNESSATDQVISEYSLSAPSKFSAGLALISKYGLITGDVEMRNYSKAKYSTSYNSYIDFTDTNKGINSTYKSVLNYRGGVEGRYKIFRLRFGYGIQANPYRGSDYDNSIKTISGGVGIKLDKFHVDFAWVQSKGNSLYAPYFLNDGSGPIVELQNKIVTGLVTLGVNF; encoded by the coding sequence ATGTGGAGGAAAATATCAGCCCTCACGGGAATTCTATTGTTCACAGTTTCCATAGTATGGTCCCAAGGCTATGTGGAATCGGCGCTCACGTTTAGCCAGACAATGCCCGGAGGAAGCGCCCGCATCCAGGCCATGGGTGGCAGCCAGATCGCGCTGGGCGGCGACTACAGTTCGGCCCTTTCCAACCCCGCCGGCCTGGGCATGTTCAACCGTTCGGAGGTAACGCTTACGCCGGGGTTTAGCACCTACAGCACACAATCGCACTACTTTGGTGTTTCGCAAGACGAATCCCGGTCCAAATTCGTGGTCCCTGGTTTTAGCCTCGTGCTGCACATACCGACGCGTGGCAACAGTGGCTTTCAGGGCGGTGCCTTTGGTATTAGCATGACCCGCGTCAACGACTTCAACGCGCCCTTCTCCTACAATGGCAATCCCAACACCTCGAAGCTGCAGAGTTTCATCGACGACGCTTATGGCTACACGACCGATCAATTCGATCCCAGCGGCACAACGGATCACAACCGCTACAACAGCCCTACCGGACTGGCCTACTTTAATTACCTTATCGGCCCCGCCAATTTGCTGGATGCCAACTATCCCGACGACGAATATTTCACGGATGTAAAAAAACTCCCCCACCAGAGCGAAACCGTCCAAACCGACGGCATCATCAATCAATGGAGTTTTTCCTATGGCGGCAACTACAAAGACATTTTGTTCTTTGGTGCCAGCATTGGCGTGAGCTCGCTCCGGTACAAAACGACCAAGACATTCTCGGAAAGCTTTACCGACGATGAATTTGTCAATGGCTGGGACATGGCCGAAAATTTAAAGATCACCGGAACCGGCGTCAACGCGACGTTGGGTGCCACGGTACGGCCGGTGGACTTTATGCAAATCGGATTGTCATACACCACCCCAACATTCTATCAGCTTTCAGAAACCTCCGACGCTTCCATGAACTCCAGTTGGAAGGATTTCCTCTATTATTCAAACAAACCCAACTATGGTGGGGACCCCAACAAGCCTGAGCTGAACAACGAAAGCTCGGCTACTGATCAGGTTATTTCCGAATACAGTCTTAGCGCTCCCTCCAAATTCAGCGCCGGATTGGCCCTGATCTCGAAGTATGGTCTGATTACGGGTGACGTGGAGATGCGGAATTATTCGAAAGCAAAATATTCAACCTCCTACAATTCCTATATTGACTTCACGGACACCAACAAGGGCATCAACAGCACCTATAAGTCGGTGTTGAATTACCGGGGTGGTGTTGAGGGACGTTACAAGATCTTCCGGTTGCGCTTCGGCTATGGCATTCAAGCCAATCCTTATCGCGGCAGCGATTATGACAACAGCATCAAGACCATTAGCGGGGGAGTTGGGATCAAGCTCGACAAATTTCACGTCGATTTTGCCTGGGTGCAGAGCAAGGGCAACAGTCTTTATGCTCCCTATTTCTTGAATGACGGCTCGGGGCCCATCGTTGAATTGCAAAACAAAATTGTTACGGGTCTCGTCACCCTCGGCGTCAACTTTTAA